From one Perca fluviatilis chromosome 10, GENO_Pfluv_1.0, whole genome shotgun sequence genomic stretch:
- the leprotl1 gene encoding leptin receptor overlapping transcript-like 1, with protein sequence MAGIKALISLSFGGAIGLMFLMLGCALPVYDKYWPLFLLFFYILSPIPYCISRRVVDDTDSASNACKELAIFLTTGIVISAFGLPIIFARAEVIAWGACALVLTGNIVIFGTILGFFMVFGSNDDFSWQQW encoded by the exons ATGGCTGGGATTAAAG CTCTCATCAGCCTGTCTTTTGGAGGGGCCATTGGCCTCATGTTCCTCATGCTAGGATGTGCCCTCCCTGTGTACGA cAAATACTGGCCTttgttcctcctcttcttctacaTCCTCTCTCCCATCCCTTACTGCATCTCGCGGCGGGTGGTCGATGACACAGACTCTGCCAGTAACGCCTGCAAAGAGCTGGCCATCTTCCTCACGACGGGCATCGTCATCTCAGCCTTCGGCCTGCCCATCATCTTCGCACGAGCTGAAGTA ATTGCCTGGGGGGCGTGTGCGCTCGTGCTAACGGGTAACATAGTCATCTTCGGGACCATCCTGGGCTTCTTCATGGTCTTCGGATCCAACGACGACTTCAGTTGGCAGCAGTGGTAA
- the srp72 gene encoding signal recognition particle subunit SRP72, which yields MASGGVSVASLWTEVNRCGQNGDFTRALKALTKILHENRDDVTALHCKIVCLVQNGSFKEALNVMNTHSKLLGSDVVFEKAYCEYRLNRVDSALKTIEAAPEQTDKLKELYGQVLYRLERYDDCKSVYTDLIRNSQDEYEEERKTNLAAVVASMSQWEEAPLEDLGLPESTYELCYNAACALIGQGQLTEALNKLRQAEELCRVSLADDSDVTEEDIESELAVIHSQMAYIMQLQGRTDDALQLYNQVIKLKPSDVGLLAVTANNIITINKDQNVFDSKKKVKLTNTEGVEYKLAKKQLQAIDFNKALLAMYTNQADQCRKLSSSLQSQNPGHPRPVLIQVAQLCREKQHSRAIELLQQFSDQHPESASGIKLTMAQLYLIQGHVTKACDVLRSIEEFKHKSGMISALVTMYSHEEDIDSAIEIFKQAIEHYQSEQPGSAAHLALVREAANFKLKYGRKKEAISDLEQLWKQNTNDIHTLAQLISAYSLVDTDKAKSLSKHLPSADTMALNVDVDELENSHGANYVRKKAAKVTGENLPKEQIQGEIKKKKKKKRGKLPKNYDPTGTPDPERWMPMKERSYYRGKKKGKKKEQIGKGTQGAMAGASAELDASKTASSPPTSPRPGSASGSSTAAASNVVPPRQQKPAASGATRKKAPQKKKKGGKGGW from the exons ATGGCGAGCGGAGGGGTCTCGGTGGCTTCGCTGTGGACTGAAGTTAACCGTTGCGGGCAGAATGGAGACTTTACAAGAGCCCTTAAAGCTCTAACTAAAA TTCTGCACGAAAACAGGGATGATGTAACGGCCCTTCACTGTAAAATAGTTTGTCTTGTTCAGAATGGCAGCTTCAAAGAGGCGCTGAATGTAATGAACACACATTCAAAACTACTCGGCAG TGATGTCGTGTTTGAGAAGGCGTACTGCGAGTACCGGCTGAACAGAGTGGATAGTGCCCTGAAGACCATTGAGGCTGCTCCGGAACAAACAGACAAGCTGAAGGAGCTCTACGGTCAAGTG TTGTACAGACTGGAGCGCTACGACGACTGCAAGAGTGTCTACACAGATCTGATCAGGAATTCCCAGGATGAGTacgaggaggagaggaagaccAACCTCGCTGCTGTGGTGGCTTCTATGAGTCAGTGGGAGGAAGCTCCGTTG GAAGATCTAGGTCTTCCCGAGTCCACGTACGAGTTGTGCTACAATGCTGCCTGCGCTTTGATCGGCCAAGGACAGCTTACAGAGGCACTCAATAAACTACGACAAGCAGAGG agCTTTGCAGAGTCTCATTGGCAGATGATTCT GATGTGACTGAGGAGGACATTGAGTCAGAGCTGGCAGTCATCCATTCTCAGATGGCATACATCATGCAATTACAAGGTCGGACAGACGACGCTCTGCAGCTCTACAACCAGGTCATCAAGCTCAA GCCATCAGATGTAGGTCTGCTTGCTGTGACTGCCAACAATATCATTACAATAAACAAG GACCAAAACGTGTTTGACTCCAAGAAAAAGGTGAAACTGACAAACACTGAAGGTGTAGAATACAAGCTGGCGAAGAAGCAGCTGCAGGCCATTGACTTCAACAAAGCCCTCCTGGCCATGTACACGAACCAG GCTGACCAGTGCAGGAAACTTTCATCCAGTCTTCAGTCTCAGAATCCGGGTCACCCACGGCCGGTCCTCATCCAGGTTGCTCAACTGTGCAGGGAGAAGCAGCACAGCAGGGCCATCGAGCTGCTCCAG caATTCTCAGACCAACATCCAGAGAGTGCATCTGGCATCAAACTGACAATGGCACAACTCTATTTAATACAAG GTCACGTAACAAAAGCTTGCGATGTTCTAAGGTCCATTGAAGAGTTCAAGCACAAATCGGGGATG ATTTCAGCTCTGGTAACGATGTACTCCCACGAAGAAGACATTGACAGCGCTATTGAGATTTTCAAACAAGCTATTGAGCACTACCAGTCTGAACAG ccCGGATCTGCTGCACACTTGGCACTTGTACGAGAAGCTGCCAATTTCAAACTGAAGTACGGACGGAAAAAAGAAGCCATTAGTGATCTGGAGCAGCTGTGGAA GCAAAACACCAACGACATCCACACACTGGCACAACTCATCTCGGCATATTCTCTGGTGGACACGGATAAAGCCAAATC CCTCAGCAAGCACCTACCATCCGCAGACACAATGGCCTTAAATGTGGACGTGGACGAGCTGGAGAACTCCCACGGAGCCAACTACGTCAGGAAAAAAGCTGCTAAGGTCACAGGAGAGAACCTTCCCAAAGAACAAAT CCAAGGAGagattaaaaagaagaagaagaaaaagagag GCAAACTGCCCAAGAACTACGACCCCACGGGCACCCCTGACCCTGAGAGGTGGATGCCCATGAAGGAGCGTTCCTACTACAGAGGCAAGAAGAAGGGAAAGAAGAAGGAGCAAATAGGAAAAGGCACACAGGGAGCGATGGCAGGAGCTTCGGCCGAGTT GGATGCCAGTAAGACAGCCAGTAGCCCCCCTACCTCCCCCAGACCAGGGTCTGCATCCGGCTCCTCTACAGCCGCCGCCAGCAACGTGGTCCCCCCACGGCAGCAGAAACCTGCAGCCTCGGGGGCCACACGCAAGAAGgcaccacagaagaagaagaagggaggCAAAGGAGGCTGGTAG
- the LOC120566478 gene encoding snRNA-activating protein complex subunit 1-like yields MPRKPPVYSDYFYDPLTEDVEQLLARFQHTDSVRYELFSAIWREMGFSDVFRGIPSVAELKRFCRVALATAVKYFLPPYSYQIRVGGLYLMFGLYHTQLAIPPVNIRLALRDWDPIQKFLKDSMNFGHQDVVYIYKKLVAAKAIHYTAMPHFLSFQKQMKPKRDAVCTEFLGRSTAVQELFSADILDEMSNIQSHYEQLKEATVEVSCQATMTHRNFSVQLKDGMSEFITWQKKTFSQENKGKKSVVDCDGDEDDDDDDDDDDDDEVEKHAEAESSSSRARLLSSIKQKSYSNFQEASKSRRHRQAETVESSSSGADQVQETGARQRKRPPSLRARTQKSLGVTRDDSRLQTWLLTAPKKQERVPVKRTNQAAPFKP; encoded by the coding sequence ATGCCTCGTAAGCCGCCGGTTTACTCGGATTACTTCTACGATCCTCTGACAGAAGACGTGGAGCAACTGCTGGCTCGTTTCCAGCACACTGACTCCGTCAGGTACGAGTTGTTCTCAGCCATTTGGAGGGAGATGGGCTTCTCGGATGTCTTCAGAGGCATCCCCAGTGTGGCTGAACTGAAGAGATTCTGCAGAGTAGCGCTGGCCACAGCCGTCAAGTACTTCCTGCCTCCATACAGCTACCAGATTCGAGTGGGAGGCTTGTATTTGATGTTTGGTTTGTACCACACACAACTTGCCATCCCACCGGTGAATATTAGACTCGCTCTGAGGGACTGGGATCCAATCCAGAAGTTTCTCAAGGACTCAATGAATTTTGGGCATCAAGATGTTGTTTACATCTACAAAAAGCTTGTTGCAGCCAAAGCCATACACTACACGGCCATGCCACACTTTCTCAGCTTCCAAAAGCAGATGAAACCAAAGAGGGATGCCGTGTGTACAGAGTTTCTTGGGAGGAGCACAGCCGTCCAGGAGCTCTTCTCTGCCGACATCCTGGATGAGATGTCCAACATCCAGAGCCACTACGAGCAGCTGAAGGAGGCCACGGTGGAGGTCAGCTGCCAGGCCACCATGACCCATCGAAACTTTTCCGTCCAACTGAAAGACGGCATGTCAGAGTTCATCACTTGGCAGAAGAAGACTTTCTCACAGGAGAACAAAGGCAAGAAGTCTGTTGTTGATTGTGAtggtgatgaagatgatgacgatgatgatgatgatgatgatgatgatgaggtggAGAAGCACGCTGAGGccgagagcagcagcagcagggccaGGCTCCTGTCCTCCATCAAGCAGAAGAGCTACAGCAACTTCCAAGAGGCGTCCAAGTCCAGGAGGCATCGACAGGCCGAGACAGTGGAGTCCTCCAGCTCCGGGGCAGATCAGGTCCAGGAAACTGGGGCTCGGCAGCGAAAGAGGCCTCCCTCACTGCGGGCTCGGACCCAGAAGAGTCTCGGGGTGACGCGGGATGACAGCAGGCTCCAGACCTGGCTCCTGACTGCTCCTAAGAAGCAGGAGAGGGTGCCGGTGAAGAGGACCAACCAGGCAGCACCTTTCAAACCATGA
- the arl9 gene encoding ADP-ribosylation factor-like protein 9 encodes MIGLKEAGVLGTSVVLAGGVAYLLWSYASSSSGEKKPETRPEKAGTSAREEGEGEAQKRRAETAAEQTVVAAAAAAPVAAAPAQKASKSQSVESAGTQVLVLGLDGAGKTSLLHCLATGCLEQDMEPTQGFNAVSISREDLHIEFLEIGGKEELRPYWQKYLSKALLLVFVVDSSNPQLFPVAKKHLHELLASDPRLPLMILAHKQDLPGSCSITDLHDALSLSEVGDRKLYLIGTYVKKGDTELAYGVQDARDLIIQMVCDGR; translated from the exons ATGATTGGGTTGAAGGAAGCCGGTGTCCTCGGCACCTCCGTCGTTCTCGCGGGGGGAGTCGCTTATCTTCTATGGAGCTACGCGTCCTCCTCCTCCGGGGAGAAGAAGCCTGAAACTCGGCCGGAGAAAGCCGGTACAAGTGCtcgagaggaaggagagggagaggcacAGAAGAGAAGAGCGGAAACTGCGGCTGAGCAAACTGTTGTGgccgccgccgctgctgctCCTGTTGCTGCTGCTCCAGCTCAGAAAGCATCGAAG TCCCAGTCTGTGGAGTCAGCAGGGACGCAGGTGCTGGTTCTGGGTCTGGATGGAGCAGGTAAAACCAGCCTGCTGCACTGTTTGGCCACCGGGTGCCTGGAGCAGGACATGGAGCCGACGCAGGGCTTCAACGCAGTCTCCATCAGCAGAGAGGACCTGCACATCGAGTTCTTAGAAA TTGGAGGTAAAGAGGAGCTCCGTCCGTACTGGCAGAAGTACTTGTCCAAGGCCCTCCTGCTGGTGTTCGTGGTCGACTCCTCCAACCCACAGCTTTTCCCCGTTGCTAAGAAGCATTTACATGAGCTGCTGGCCTCCGACCCCCGCCTGCCTTTAATGATACTGGCCCACAAGCAG GACCTTCCAGGATCCTGCAGCATCACCGACCTCCACGACGCTCTGTCTCTGTCCGAGGTCGGAGACCGCAAGTTGTACCTCATCGGCACCTACGTGAAGAAGGGCGACACAGAGCTCGCCTATGGCGTCCAGGACGCTCGCGACCTGATCATCCAGATGGTTTGTGACGGCAGATAA